The genomic stretch CTCCAGCGCGAGGTCACCGCCAGCGGCAGGAAGCAGGCCGATGCCCGCAATAAGGGCCGCTCCGACATCGCCGACTCCCGCGACCGGTGGCGCAAGGAGCAGGACGACAAGAACGGCGAGATCGACGACAAGAAGGGCAAGAAGTACGACCAGGTCCGCAAGGACATCAAGAAGAAGGAGGAGGACACCGACAAGGACGTAGACAAGCGCACCGAGGACGACAACAAGAAGATCGAGACCGAGCAGACCAATGCCGAGCGGGACGCGGAGAAGAAGCAGGACGAGGGCAAGGACGACGCCGACAACTGGCTCGAAGAGGCGATCGAGAAGCTCAAGGAGTTCTTCGAGGGCATCAAGAACGCCATCAAGAGCATCTTCGAGAAGGCGCGCCAGGCCGTCACCGACCTCATCGACAAGTTCAAGCAACAGGTCTTCAAGCTCATCGACGACGCCCGCAACTGGGTCATCGACCAGATCAACACCTTCGCCGACGCGCTGATCGCCCTCGGCGACGAACTCCTCGCCGACTACCCGGCGATGCGCGACAAGTGGCGCAACACCATCGACGGCGCGCGCGACTGGGCCGTGGAGAAGGTGAACCAGTTCGCCGACGCGCTCAAGGAGGTCGCCGGGAAGCTGCTCGACGGGCTGTGCGGGGCGCTGCTGGCCGGGCTCGACCTGCTGGAGACCGGGCTGCTGGCGGCCGTCGACATCGCCGAGACCGTCACCGTGGGCGCGCTGGAGTTCGGTGCCGCCGCCGTCGCGGCGCTCGGCGAGTGGGCGGCCATCTTCAACGACATCGTCTCCGACCCCGGTGACTGGATCAGCAAGGCGGGGGCCGCGGCCGAGACGGGGGCCAAGGAGCATCTGTTCAACGAGGTCAAGACCGCGGTCAAGGCCTGGTTCGACCAGAAGGTCCAGGAGATCATCGGCATCCCGATGGAGGACTTCCAGGCCCTGATCGACGGCGGTGTGACGGTCGATCAGATGGCGCAGATGGCCTGGGACGAGGCGGTGCCCCAACTCCCCGTGATCATCGGTGTGCTGGTCGTGGAGAAGGTCGTCGCCAAGCTGATCCCCGGAGCCGGCTGGGTGATGGCGATCATCGACGCCCTCCAGACGGCGTGGGGCGCGCTCAGCGAGATCCTCGCCGCCTTCGGGGCCTTCATGGACTTCCTGAAGTCGGTCAAGAGCGGCAACGGCGCGCTCCCGTTCGCGAAGGCGGTCGCGGCCGGTGTCGTGGCGCTGCTGGAGCTGATCTACACGTTCCTCATCGAGGGCGTCGGCCGCTTCATGGGCAAGGTCGCGGACCGGCTCGGCGACATGCTGAAGAAGATCCGCACGAAGAAGGACAAGCCGGACGCCGGTGGGTCGGACGCGCCGGACAAGCCGAAGAACGACAAGCCCAAGGACGACCGGCCCAAGGACGAGAAGCCGAAGGACGACCGGCCCAAGGACGACGACCCGCGCGACACGGACCGGACCACCGACCGCCCGGCCCCCCGCAAGCCGTCCGCGGACCAGAAGTCCCGCCCGCCGTCCAGGCCCCGCCCCGGCAAGCGCTCCTCCCCGGAGAAGAAGCGGCGGCCCGCGCACGGCACGCGCCCGAAGAAGCGCCGCGACGACGACGAACGCCGCGAGGAGGGCCGCGACGTGAACGCGGCCCGCCGACGGGCGCGCGACGCGGACCGCAGGACCGGCGACAACGACCGCGACGACCGCACCGGCACACCCACCCGCCGGGGACCGGCCCGGGACACGCTGCGCAAGGACGACCGCGACCGGACGCGTGATCGTGACCGCGACGCCAAGGACACGCGCCCGGACCGGCGTACCGACGACCGCCGCCGGGACGACAAGGACCGCGACCGTCGCCGCGACGACCGTCCCGGACGGGTCCGCCGCGCCCGCCAGACACTCAAGTCGGCCCGCAACAGGGCCCGTCGAGCCGCCCGCAAGCTCTACGGCAAGGCCCGCCGCAGGCTCGGCAGCCGCCTGAACGACCGGCTGCGCCGGCTGCGCGACCGCTGGCGCAGGCGCCGGGACCGCATGCGCGACGACCGCGGCAGGCGCCGTCCGGGTCGGGATCGTCGTCGGGACCGGCGCGACGACACCAAGGAGGCGGTGGACCTGCCGCAGGTGCGGTTCGCCGACGCCGACGACGGCGAGCGCCACACCCTGCGGTTCCACGGCCGGGGCCCGCGTGCACCCCTGTACATCCACAGCACGCCCCAGGAAGTGCCGCCCTTCATGGCGGCCTGGCGCAAGGACCTCGACCGGCCCGAGGCGAAGCAGGACAGGGCGAAGCAGCAGGAGTACATGTCGGCGGCCGAGCAGGAGTACCGGACGGCCCTCGGCATCCAGGCGAGGATTCCCACGCAGACCGACGAGGTGAAACGGAAGCGGGAGGCCGAGAAGAACAAGCGGGAACTCGCTGCCCAGATGAAGCAGTTCGCCAACCAGGCACGCAATCGCCTCTACTTCGACGTTCCCCCGGAACTGCTCCAGCCCTTCCACAACATCTCGCTCCGCAAGGACCAGCGGCGCCCGCCCGAGAGCCATCAGTCCAAGTTCATCGGCACGCCGACGAAGACGGTCTTCGGAGGCGGCGGCCAGGACCCCGGCTCGGCTCAGCCGCCTGGCTGGGGCGATGTGACGGAACGGGGGCTGAGCGAAGGCGCCCGCTGGGTCCGCATGCACCTGCTGCCCGAGCGGATCGGCGGCAGAGCCACCGGAAACAACCTGGTGCCGGCGCGCGGTCCGGAAACGAACATCAAGGCTCGCGAAGAGATCGAGGACAAGGCATACCAGGCGATCGGGGGCACGGAAACCATCATCTGGTATCACTCCGGCGCCGAGTTCAATCACACCGACTGGCCGCACCTGCCGAGCCGCATCCATGCCGAGTTCGGCGGCTACGACAAGGTCGGCGGCACCGGAAAGAGCCGGGAGGACTGGCGCGAGAAGGGCGAGACGAAGAACTGGAGCCAGGACCCCGACCCGATCGCCGACAACGAGAAGACACGCCTGGCCATCAACTCGGTCGGCAGCCCAGCCATTCACGCCAGGCTCCTGGGACACAAGCACCCGAATCTCGCCGAGCACTTCCGCGACGCACGCAAGGACATGATCAAAAAGGGTGGCCGATTCACGCGGGACGGCGGCGAGGCTCAATTGAGAAGTGTCATGGAAGCGTACGCGAGGGGCACCAAGATCTCCTTGGCCGGATTGGATGTCATGGTGGAGAACTACGAGAAATTGATCGAGGCCGGCGAAGTGAGCTGGAGTTGAGGTGTGCCATGACGGACAACAGTGAGGCCGAATTCCGCTATCCCTTCGAGGAACGCTGTGCCGCGGTCCTCCAGGAGATCAGGGAGACAGACGAGTTCGACGTGTATCGAGCGCAGCTCGGAGAAACGCTGTACGCCATGGACGTCGCGGAGAGCGTGTTCGAGTCTCTCGCCGAGACCGACGGTCTGCCGCTCGGTCCGCGCATCCAGGAGTACTTCTTCCGGTACGGCGCGATCGAGGCGGCCTGGCGGTCGCAGCGGCCCGATTCGCCCCTCGTCGGGGAATTCAAGCTCAATCACATCATGAGCGCACTCGTCAACAAGCGCATGAACAAGATCTGGAAGGGCGAGGACGACGAGGAGCGCGCCCTGTACAGCGAACTGCGCATCTTCGACGACACGCCCCAGACCGGCTCCGGCCGCATGTCGCTGCTGCGCGCGACCCCAGGAACGACCGACCCCGAGGTCTGGTTCTTCGACATGCGTCAGGGCGCCATGCCCATGGAGCTCGACTACCCGGCCTATGTGGAGACCCTGCTCGTCACCAAGGGCGTGATCGGCTGGCAGTACCTGTACTGTGCGCCGGAATTCAGCGGTGAGGGCTTCTTCCCCCTCGTGGACGGACTCAGCGAAATGCTCGACGTCTTCCCCCGCCTCTTCCCCCACCACGACTACACAGACCTCCGCACCCGCCTCGAGGAGCGCCTGTGACCCGCTACGCCGACATCCCCAAGCCCATCCGCTCCGGCATAGTCGTCGTCGACCCCGACACCGGCGCCCCGCAACGCGTCATCGTGCTCCAGTTCAACCCGGACACCCTGGAGCGCAGCGTCGCCCCCCAGTCTGCGGGTGACGGCGGTGACGCCGGTGGCGGTGGCACCGGGAGCGGGGACCGCAACGAGGCCCTGCGGCTCAAGGGCCCCGCGCAGGAGACCTGGAAGTTCACCGCCGAGATCGACGCCACCGACCAGTTCGAGATCGCCGCGCCCGACGGGATCCACCCGCAGCTCGCCACGCTGGAGATGCTGGTGCAGCCCACCACCGCCCAACTGCGCGCCGCGAGCAAGCTGTCGCAGAAGGGTGCCATCGAGATCAGCCCGATCGAGATGCCGCTCACCCTGTTCACCTGGGGCAGCAAGCGGGTGATGCCGGTACGGCTCACCGAACTGTCCGTCAACGAGTCCGCGTTCGACGTGAATCTCAACCCGATCCGCGCCTCCCTCTCCATCGGCCTGAAGATCCTCACCGTCAGCGATCTCCCGGCCGGCCACCGGGGCGCGGACCTCTACCTCGCCCATCTCGCGCAGAAGGAGCGGCTCGCCGCCGCCGCGCGGGGCGGCAGCACGGGCGGGCTCGGGCTCGCCGGAACCAACGTCTTCAGCGGAAGGGGCTGAGCCGCACCCATGGCCGACACCGAGCCGTACGAGAACGCCTTCGACGCGATACCCGGCGCCCACCCCTACCCCCGCACCAGCCGCTACCACGACGCCGAGATCGGCATCCACCGGCAGCCCGACGGCACCGAAGTCCGGTACACCAAGCGCCGGTTGCTGCCACCGCTCGACCAGGACGAGACGGTGGGCCACACGGTCGCCGCCGGTGAGCGCCCCGATCTGCTGGGCCAGCGCTACTTCGGCGACCCCGCCCAGTGGTGGCAGATCGCCGACGCCAACCCCGTACTCGATCCCGAGGGGTTGACCGACGAGCCCGGGCGGGTCATCGGCATTCCGCTGACCGGCGGATTCCCCCGCGGAGACCGGCGTGTTTGATCAGCCCGTGGGGCAGGGCCCCGTCCATCTCACCCTCCTCATGGGACCCAAGCTCGCCCGGCCCGTCCCCGCCGAGGTCACCGAGGCACTGCTCACCGCCCAGATCACCGCAACGGCGGGCGAACGCAGCGGCTTCCAGCTGGCCTTCGACCTCACCAAGAACGGCATCATCAGCCGGCGCCTGCTGCCCGAGGGGTTCTTCGACCCGAAGACGCGGATCATCGTCACGGTCAGTGTGAAGGGCACCGCGGAGGTGCTCTTCGACGGGCTGATCGTCCGCCATGAGGTCGGTGCCAGCAACCGGCCGGGGCAC from Streptomyces davaonensis JCM 4913 encodes the following:
- a CDS encoding type 2 periplasmic-binding domain-containing protein; this encodes MADTEPYENAFDAIPGAHPYPRTSRYHDAEIGIHRQPDGTEVRYTKRRLLPPLDQDETVGHTVAAGERPDLLGQRYFGDPAQWWQIADANPVLDPEGLTDEPGRVIGIPLTGGFPRGDRRV